One genomic window of Acidobacteriota bacterium includes the following:
- a CDS encoding glycosyltransferase family 2 protein, which translates to MVLEVTFWFFIGLILYTYIGYPIIVFLLSRIFLRPVRKDDFTPSVSVIIAAYNEERDLPEKLENVLSLDYPKDKLEVIVVSDCSTDGTDEIVGRYADRGVILDRQEQRLGKTRAQQQAAKISTGEILVFSDATTIYRSDALKQIVRSFADPEVGCVAGQLIYVDKASTAVGNGCRSYWSYEKYLKQCESRLGSLIGVSGCLYAVRRICQVKLSDQMIDDFVIATEIHLQGLRTVYASEAVSMEDTNKRGRDELRMRIRVISQTLRALNRYREILSVSRHGMFAFQMLSHKVMRYLIPFFLIATIITNWMLMDKSLLYNYLLVGEAIFYLFAFVGWAAEKLKVKIGLLAFPYYFALVNIASIGGIIKFIGGGTQVVWEPMREGRMMKTNNAETLVKPQFAGKGT; encoded by the coding sequence ATGGTTCTTGAAGTTACATTTTGGTTTTTTATTGGGCTGATATTATATACATATATTGGCTATCCAATCATTGTGTTTTTGTTGAGTCGCATATTTTTACGTCCAGTGCGCAAGGACGATTTTACGCCGAGTGTGTCAGTAATTATTGCAGCATATAACGAAGAGCGCGACCTGCCTGAAAAACTGGAGAATGTACTTTCCTTGGATTACCCAAAGGATAAGCTTGAGGTAATCGTTGTTTCGGATTGTTCAACCGATGGCACAGATGAAATTGTCGGAAGGTATGCCGACAGGGGGGTAATTTTGGATCGCCAGGAGCAGCGACTCGGTAAAACTCGCGCTCAACAACAGGCTGCAAAAATTTCTACTGGGGAAATTCTGGTTTTTTCCGATGCTACAACGATTTACCGGTCTGATGCTTTGAAGCAGATTGTGCGCAGTTTTGCTGACCCTGAAGTTGGATGTGTTGCGGGTCAGCTAATATATGTTGATAAAGCTTCAACGGCCGTGGGAAATGGCTGCCGCTCATATTGGAGTTATGAAAAATACTTGAAGCAATGTGAAAGCAGGCTTGGCTCTTTAATTGGTGTTAGCGGGTGTTTGTACGCGGTGAGGCGAATTTGCCAGGTAAAATTAAGCGACCAGATGATTGACGATTTTGTGATTGCAACTGAAATTCACCTTCAAGGGTTGCGAACGGTTTATGCTTCAGAAGCTGTATCAATGGAGGACACAAACAAGCGTGGTCGCGATGAATTGCGTATGAGGATACGTGTAATTTCTCAGACTCTGCGAGCATTGAACAGGTACCGTGAAATACTTAGCGTGTCACGCCACGGGATGTTTGCATTTCAGATGCTATCGCATAAAGTGATGCGATACCTGATTCCTTTTTTTCTAATAGCTACCATAATCACCAACTGGATGTTAATGGATAAATCTTTGCTTTATAACTATCTATTAGTAGGGGAAGCCATCTTTTATCTATTTGCTTTTGTTGGATGGGCTGCTGAAAAGTTAAAGGTAAAAATCGGACTTCTAGCATTTCCTTATTATTTTGCATTGGTCAATATTGCTTCAATTGGTGGGATAATTAAATTTATCGGCGGTGGAACTCAGGTAGTGTGGGAACCAATGCGCGAAGGTCGGATGATGAAGACCAACAATGCAGAGACGCTTGTTAAGCCTCAATTCGCCGGTAAAGGAACCTAA
- a CDS encoding alginate lyase family protein: protein MVGSLKNLKKLRGKSLKEIRVRGSQGLARLREQLSGESTISDSEWLHIIQPSVRKGTAEETASLLVERIKNAGVQTFFPFLAHRSEIAALMATRFCEQGKAIISRAEKIIAGQFDLLGYRNLKFGDPVDWHLEPISGKRSPLLHWSKIDFLSPEVAGDKKITWELNRHQFFVTLGQAYWISGNEKYADCFVSLASSWMEANPPGRGINWASSLEVAFRSISWLWALHLFAGSPRLTPKFSLRFFKFLARFGHHVERYLSFYFSPNTHLTGEALSLVYLGIALPEVERSENWRATGLKILQDQLYTQIRGDGVYFEQASYYHRYTADFYTHLLVLGRVARISLPAELEQLLAKMLDHLMWITRPDGSSSLTGDDDGGRLVMLGARNANDFRDTLATGAAVFKRSDWKFVAAEAAVETLWLLGADGLAQFDNVQAALPPKTTTSFSESGYFVQRDGWLPESAYLFVDCGPHGSLGCGHAHADALSFEFSATGVQWLTDSGTLTYTGNAEWRNYFRSTAAHNTAEVDGQSQSVMAGPFSWDHIAESRPGELIATENFGYFSGAHNGYQRLTDPVTHTREILFLKSSVESLMPPYLIVRDRFDAYEHHRYVLNYHFSPDCQAAVRGLQRQRRENNAEAENWQIEAASSNNASLILSSFGTTSPRAEVKQSWVSHCYGQYQLAPMASITAAGKGTQSFATLILPTSASKPVSYSRQAISPLGEGGFKVSVSDTMDTILIGDQASQLASGFLSSSGALAWLREVGGKALHAGLVCGQELAIRGCLEFSSRTLVNHCSMEFRKDWLEIDLSGTDKFNLIFHSPINRVVLNGIAFLIERRVRRACFEREATGWQLKLAQLAMV, encoded by the coding sequence ATGGTTGGATCTCTTAAAAATCTGAAAAAATTGCGCGGAAAGAGCTTAAAGGAAATTCGCGTCCGTGGAAGCCAGGGGTTGGCTCGATTGCGCGAACAGCTAAGCGGGGAATCCACCATTAGTGATTCGGAGTGGTTACATATTATCCAACCTTCGGTTCGGAAAGGAACTGCTGAAGAAACTGCCTCGCTTTTGGTTGAAAGAATTAAGAACGCCGGGGTGCAAACATTTTTCCCCTTTTTAGCGCATCGGTCGGAAATCGCTGCTTTGATGGCAACACGTTTTTGCGAGCAAGGTAAAGCGATTATTTCGCGGGCTGAAAAAATAATCGCTGGCCAGTTTGATCTTCTCGGTTACAGGAATTTGAAGTTTGGAGACCCGGTTGATTGGCATCTTGAACCGATTTCGGGCAAGCGATCGCCTTTGTTACATTGGAGCAAAATTGACTTTTTAAGTCCAGAAGTTGCCGGTGACAAAAAAATCACCTGGGAACTGAATCGTCATCAGTTCTTTGTTACGTTGGGGCAGGCTTACTGGATATCGGGCAATGAAAAGTATGCTGACTGTTTTGTGTCATTAGCCTCATCTTGGATGGAAGCCAACCCTCCAGGACGCGGCATTAATTGGGCGAGTAGTCTTGAAGTCGCTTTCCGTTCGATTTCGTGGTTATGGGCATTGCATTTGTTTGCAGGGTCGCCCAGGTTGACGCCAAAATTTTCTCTGCGATTTTTCAAATTTCTTGCCAGATTTGGCCACCACGTAGAAAGATATTTATCATTTTACTTCAGCCCCAATACTCATCTGACCGGTGAAGCTTTGAGTCTGGTCTATCTGGGAATCGCCCTGCCGGAAGTTGAACGTTCAGAAAATTGGCGCGCGACTGGTCTGAAAATTCTGCAGGATCAACTGTACACGCAAATTCGTGGCGATGGCGTTTATTTTGAACAGGCCAGTTATTACCACCGGTATACTGCAGATTTTTATACGCATTTGTTGGTGTTGGGACGTGTAGCGCGCATTAGCTTGCCCGCTGAGTTGGAACAGCTCCTGGCCAAAATGCTAGATCATCTGATGTGGATAACGCGGCCTGATGGATCAAGTTCTTTAACAGGTGATGACGATGGCGGACGGTTGGTGATGCTGGGAGCACGGAACGCGAATGATTTTCGAGACACCCTAGCCACAGGAGCTGCTGTTTTCAAACGGAGCGACTGGAAATTTGTTGCTGCGGAAGCTGCTGTTGAAACCTTATGGTTATTGGGGGCCGATGGGCTAGCGCAGTTCGACAATGTTCAGGCCGCATTGCCTCCCAAGACGACCACGTCATTTTCTGAAAGCGGGTATTTTGTTCAGCGTGATGGGTGGTTACCGGAATCCGCATACCTATTCGTTGATTGCGGGCCACACGGCAGCCTCGGTTGCGGTCACGCACATGCAGATGCACTTTCCTTTGAATTTTCCGCTACCGGCGTTCAATGGCTTACAGATAGTGGCACGCTTACGTATACGGGCAATGCGGAATGGCGAAACTATTTTCGCTCAACGGCGGCTCACAATACGGCGGAAGTTGATGGCCAATCGCAATCCGTAATGGCAGGGCCATTTTCCTGGGATCACATTGCCGAAAGCAGGCCGGGAGAATTGATTGCAACGGAAAACTTCGGGTATTTCTCCGGGGCCCATAATGGATATCAACGACTGACCGATCCGGTAACGCATACGCGCGAAATATTATTTTTGAAATCCAGCGTGGAATCGCTGATGCCGCCTTATTTGATTGTTCGAGATAGATTTGATGCCTATGAACATCACCGTTATGTATTGAATTATCACTTTTCCCCGGATTGTCAGGCGGCCGTACGTGGCCTGCAAAGGCAAAGGAGGGAAAACAACGCCGAGGCTGAAAACTGGCAAATTGAGGCCGCCTCGTCCAACAACGCCAGTTTGATTTTGTCATCTTTCGGAACCACGTCCCCACGTGCAGAGGTAAAACAAAGTTGGGTTTCGCATTGTTATGGTCAATACCAGCTTGCTCCGATGGCCTCCATAACCGCAGCAGGAAAAGGAACCCAATCCTTTGCAACGCTAATTCTTCCCACAAGCGCCTCGAAACCAGTGAGCTACAGCCGCCAAGCAATCTCCCCTCTGGGCGAAGGAGGTTTCAAGGTTTCAGTGAGCGACACAATGGATACCATTTTGATTGGCGATCAGGCGAGTCAACTGGCCAGTGGGTTTCTCTCTTCTTCCGGAGCATTAGCCTGGCTTCGTGAGGTGGGGGGGAAAGCCCTTCACGCCGGATTGGTTTGTGGGCAGGAATTAGCGATTCGAGGGTGTTTGGAGTTCAGCTCAAGAACTCTGGTCAATCATTGTTCCATGGAATTCCGCAAAGACTGGCTGGAAATTGACCTAAGCGGCACTGACAAATTTAACCTTATCTTTCATTCGCCGATCAATCGTGTGGTGCTTAACGGAATTGCCTTTCTGATTGAACGCAGGGTACGTCGCGCATGTTTTGAAAGAGAGGCGACGGGCTGGCAACTGAAGCTGGCGCAACTGGCAATGGTTTGA
- the asnB gene encoding asparagine synthase (glutamine-hydrolyzing) — MCGICGIAIPRKLNRGADESLLKRMRDTLTHRGPDDAGSFIDGGIGLGHRRLSIVDLGGGHQPMTNEDGQIQIVFNGEIYNHQDYRPLLEARGHRYRTTSDTETIIHLYEEFGVNAVQHLRGMFAFAIWDGNQRRLLLVRDRLGVKPVYYTLSKDGVLHFASEIKALIEARAVKPELNYDALADFAANRYTSGDETLFRGVQRLAPGHTLVWQDGRVQIERYWEVSFAKHESPLSDKYYIDQFDHLFRESVRLRLMADVPLGMFLSGGIDSTAIAGVMSKLVSDRVKTFSVAFAEREANELEFARSAARAFGTDHHEVIVSPQQFFDVLPAMVYQEDEPIAHPSSIPLYFVSKLAAEHVKVVLTGEGSDELLAGYDKYRKTIYNLMLGRAYSRVVPSPVRHFVKQRIENGTGSLAVRQKLARTFLCVPSDIESIYFDNFSVFSRNRQHFLFTADTRVRIAESDPYKTSLALMGESDALTMLDQLLAADMKTYLHELLMKQDQMSMAASIESRVPFLDHKLVEFAARLPERMKLRGLTTKYILRQAMADKIPGEILTRKKMGFPVPVGAWLRGEFRHLLDEYLLSQRAMERGIFEPDVVRNLVARHQAGENHAERLWMLINFEIWQRRFLDGEEQPFTESSGQPALKAFAAASRNTRSRH, encoded by the coding sequence ATGTGCGGAATCTGTGGTATTGCCATCCCCCGAAAATTGAATCGTGGAGCCGATGAATCGCTACTCAAACGGATGCGCGATACATTGACACATAGAGGCCCGGACGATGCCGGCAGCTTCATTGATGGCGGAATTGGGCTCGGACACAGACGACTTTCCATCGTTGATCTTGGTGGAGGCCACCAACCAATGACCAACGAAGACGGCCAGATTCAAATTGTCTTCAACGGCGAAATTTACAACCATCAAGATTACCGCCCGTTATTGGAAGCTCGCGGCCATCGGTATCGGACCACAAGCGACACGGAAACCATCATTCATCTTTACGAAGAGTTTGGCGTAAACGCCGTTCAGCACTTGCGAGGCATGTTTGCATTTGCCATTTGGGATGGAAACCAGCGGCGATTGCTGTTGGTGCGCGACCGGCTGGGCGTCAAGCCGGTTTATTACACCTTGTCGAAAGACGGCGTTTTGCATTTCGCGTCGGAAATCAAAGCTCTGATCGAAGCCCGCGCCGTCAAACCGGAGTTGAATTACGATGCGCTGGCTGATTTTGCCGCCAATCGGTATACCTCTGGCGACGAAACCCTTTTTCGAGGCGTTCAACGGCTGGCCCCTGGCCATACTTTGGTTTGGCAGGATGGCCGCGTTCAGATTGAACGGTATTGGGAAGTCAGCTTTGCCAAACATGAATCCCCGCTCAGCGACAAATATTACATTGACCAATTCGACCATTTATTCCGTGAATCCGTGCGGTTGCGGTTGATGGCCGATGTGCCGTTGGGAATGTTTTTATCCGGCGGGATTGATTCCACGGCAATCGCAGGGGTGATGAGCAAGTTGGTGAGCGACAGGGTCAAAACCTTTTCGGTTGCGTTTGCTGAACGCGAAGCCAACGAACTGGAATTTGCGCGAAGCGCTGCGCGCGCTTTCGGCACCGATCATCACGAAGTGATCGTCAGCCCGCAGCAATTTTTCGACGTTCTGCCGGCGATGGTTTATCAGGAAGACGAGCCGATAGCGCATCCTTCCAGCATTCCGCTTTATTTTGTTTCCAAACTCGCTGCCGAACACGTCAAAGTTGTTTTAACCGGTGAAGGCAGTGACGAACTCTTGGCCGGCTACGACAAATACCGCAAAACGATTTACAACCTGATGCTTGGCCGGGCCTACAGCCGCGTTGTTCCTTCACCAGTGCGCCATTTCGTCAAACAAAGAATAGAAAACGGCACTGGCTCGCTGGCCGTCCGGCAAAAACTTGCTCGGACGTTTCTGTGTGTGCCGTCGGATATCGAAAGTATTTACTTCGATAACTTTTCGGTTTTTTCGCGCAACCGCCAGCACTTTCTGTTCACCGCCGACACGCGCGTACGGATTGCGGAAAGCGATCCGTACAAAACTTCGTTGGCCCTGATGGGTGAATCGGATGCGTTGACCATGCTCGATCAATTGTTGGCGGCGGACATGAAAACGTATCTGCATGAACTGTTGATGAAGCAGGATCAAATGAGCATGGCGGCTTCTATTGAAAGCCGTGTGCCGTTTTTGGATCACAAATTGGTCGAGTTCGCCGCCCGGTTGCCGGAACGCATGAAGCTGCGCGGGCTGACCACCAAATACATTTTGCGTCAGGCGATGGCGGACAAAATTCCGGGCGAGATTTTGACGCGCAAGAAAATGGGGTTTCCGGTTCCGGTCGGAGCCTGGTTGCGCGGAGAGTTCCGGCACTTGTTGGATGAGTACTTGCTCAGTCAGCGAGCGATGGAGCGGGGAATTTTTGAGCCGGACGTAGTGCGCAATCTGGTGGCGAGGCATCAGGCCGGAGAAAACCACGCGGAGCGCTTGTGGATGCTGATCAATTTTGAAATCTGGCAGCGCCGCTTCCTCGATGGCGAAGAGCAACCCTTCACTGAATCGTCCGGGCAGCCAGCGCTCAAGGCGTTTGCAGCGGCTTCACGAAACACCAGGAGTAGGCATTGA
- a CDS encoding glycosyltransferase: MKILWIKTELLHPVDKGGKIRTYEMLKQLKRDHQVTYLTLDDGGSAEAREKATEYCHKLIAVPHQTRPKFSVGFYVELIQNLFSGLPYAVQKYQSSAMREALLRLVEEDKPDVVVCDFLTPSVNVPEKLGCATVLFQHNVEAVIWRRHYETQTNWLKRLYLYGQWRKMLAFERTECHRYDHVVAVSREDREMMRKEYKVETVTDVPTGVDTNFFRPQSGKKPEPSSLVFTGSMDWIPNVDAINWFCNEILPLIRHQIPGIKLTVVGRNPGRELLELSKRDSSVIVTGRVEDVRPYMENASVYIVPIRIGGGTRLKIYEAMAMEKPMVSTTVGAEGLPVNDGEELLLADTPQTFANAVVRVLTDQELANRLGQLSANRVREQFGWERVAAEFAQICQHACDPHTAAMESKASSTGSEALRPMLSR, encoded by the coding sequence TTGAAGATATTGTGGATCAAAACTGAATTGCTTCACCCTGTAGACAAAGGCGGCAAGATCCGCACCTACGAGATGTTGAAGCAATTGAAGCGAGATCATCAGGTGACTTATCTAACATTGGATGACGGAGGCTCGGCTGAGGCTCGCGAAAAGGCAACAGAGTATTGCCACAAACTGATCGCGGTTCCGCATCAGACTCGCCCCAAATTCTCCGTTGGGTTTTATGTTGAGTTGATCCAAAACCTGTTTTCGGGATTGCCTTACGCCGTGCAGAAATATCAGTCATCCGCGATGCGAGAAGCGCTTCTTCGGCTGGTCGAAGAGGATAAACCGGATGTCGTTGTGTGCGATTTTCTGACGCCGAGTGTCAATGTTCCAGAAAAGCTGGGCTGCGCAACGGTGCTGTTTCAGCACAATGTCGAAGCCGTGATCTGGCGACGTCATTACGAAACGCAAACCAACTGGCTGAAACGGCTTTATCTTTACGGGCAATGGCGAAAAATGCTCGCCTTCGAGCGAACAGAATGTCACCGCTACGACCACGTCGTCGCCGTATCGCGCGAAGATCGCGAGATGATGCGCAAGGAATACAAGGTAGAAACCGTGACAGATGTTCCTACAGGCGTTGATACGAACTTTTTCCGCCCGCAATCCGGCAAAAAGCCGGAACCGTCCAGTCTGGTTTTTACCGGCTCGATGGATTGGATTCCCAACGTGGATGCCATCAACTGGTTTTGCAATGAAATTCTTCCTTTGATTCGTCATCAGATTCCCGGCATCAAGCTGACGGTGGTCGGCCGGAACCCCGGACGTGAGTTGTTGGAACTGAGCAAACGGGATTCCTCCGTCATCGTCACCGGACGCGTGGAGGATGTCAGGCCGTATATGGAAAACGCCTCGGTTTACATCGTGCCAATCCGAATCGGCGGTGGCACTCGATTGAAGATTTATGAAGCGATGGCAATGGAAAAACCGATGGTTTCTACGACCGTCGGCGCGGAAGGATTGCCGGTAAACGACGGTGAAGAGTTGTTGCTTGCCGACACTCCGCAAACATTTGCGAACGCGGTGGTGCGAGTGTTGACCGATCAGGAATTAGCCAATCGGTTGGGGCAGCTCTCGGCGAACAGGGTTAGAGAGCAGTTTGGCTGGGAGCGTGTTGCAGCCGAATTTGCACAAATTTGTCAGCACGCCTGTGACCCACACACAGCCGCCATGGAATCGAAAGCATCTTCGACAGGCAGTGAAGCCTTGAGGCCAATGCTTTCCCGCTGA
- a CDS encoding UDP-glucose/GDP-mannose dehydrogenase family protein, whose translation MKVSVIGLGYVGCVSAACLARAGHEIIGVDISQLKVEMINNGHSPIIEPGIGEVLAEAVEKKRLTATTETHTAVAATDLSLVCVGTPSQSNGSLDLTYIRRSCQQIGEALAAKGSYHTVVIRSTMLPGSIENTVIPALESSSGKRAGEGFGIAINPEFLREGSSIYDFHHPPLTLIGTNDEKVVSQISQLYQHLDAPVVAAGIKEAEMVKYTSNCYHALKVAFANEIGNLCKKLGADSHKVMDIFCQDTKLNVSAAYLKPGFAFGGSCLPKDLRAINYKAKELDVEVPVLSSILPSNRQQVERTVEMVLGTKRKNVGILGLSFKAGTDDLRESPMVTLVETLIGKGLKLSIYDRDVQLARLVGANKDFIEREIPHISSLLCRELDEVVDSSEVVIIGKREDEFHQLSEKLNNGRVFIDLVGMLKGHRHNGSYHGICW comes from the coding sequence ATGAAGGTTAGTGTTATCGGATTGGGATATGTTGGTTGTGTTTCAGCGGCCTGCCTGGCGCGGGCTGGCCACGAAATTATCGGCGTGGACATCAGCCAATTGAAGGTGGAAATGATTAACAACGGTCACAGTCCCATTATCGAACCTGGCATCGGTGAAGTGTTGGCCGAGGCGGTCGAAAAAAAACGCCTGACGGCGACAACCGAAACGCATACGGCGGTGGCCGCAACCGATTTATCACTGGTGTGTGTGGGAACTCCCAGCCAGTCGAATGGCAGTTTGGATCTCACCTACATTCGCCGCTCCTGCCAGCAAATTGGCGAAGCGTTGGCGGCGAAGGGTAGCTATCACACCGTTGTCATTCGCAGCACGATGTTGCCAGGTTCGATTGAAAACACCGTCATTCCTGCGCTCGAAAGCAGTTCGGGAAAACGCGCCGGTGAAGGATTTGGCATTGCGATCAATCCGGAATTCCTGCGCGAAGGAAGCTCCATTTACGATTTTCATCATCCGCCGCTCACGCTCATCGGTACCAATGACGAAAAGGTTGTAAGCCAGATCAGCCAACTTTACCAACACCTGGATGCGCCGGTCGTTGCCGCAGGAATCAAAGAAGCCGAGATGGTGAAATACACCAGCAACTGCTACCACGCCCTGAAAGTGGCGTTTGCCAATGAAATCGGCAATCTTTGCAAAAAACTGGGAGCGGACAGCCACAAGGTGATGGACATTTTCTGCCAGGACACGAAACTGAATGTTTCCGCCGCTTACCTGAAGCCGGGCTTTGCGTTTGGCGGGTCGTGTCTGCCGAAGGATTTGCGGGCAATCAATTACAAAGCCAAGGAGTTGGATGTCGAGGTTCCGGTGCTCAGCTCGATTCTTCCCAGCAATCGCCAACAAGTCGAACGGACGGTGGAAATGGTGCTGGGCACCAAGCGCAAAAATGTCGGCATATTAGGATTGAGCTTCAAGGCGGGAACGGATGATTTGCGCGAAAGCCCCATGGTGACATTGGTTGAAACCCTGATTGGCAAAGGGTTGAAACTTTCCATTTATGACCGCGATGTGCAATTGGCTCGGTTGGTCGGCGCAAACAAGGATTTCATCGAACGCGAGATTCCCCACATTTCTTCGCTGCTTTGTCGCGAACTAGACGAAGTGGTGGATTCGTCGGAAGTGGTCATCATCGGCAAAAGGGAAGACGAGTTCCACCAGTTGAGCGAGAAACTGAACAATGGACGAGTGTTCATTGATCTGGTGGGAATGCTGAAAGGCCACAGACATAACGGCAGTTACCACGGTATTTGCTGGTAG